The following are from one region of the Bactrocera oleae isolate idBacOlea1 chromosome 6, idBacOlea1, whole genome shotgun sequence genome:
- the Cpr64Aa gene encoding larval cuticle protein A2B translates to MVQKLIILSALVAAASAVAVLPGPGYPGLGLPALPALPALPALTKIAAPVLPAYTKYAAPLAIAKVAAPEPYDPNPQYSFSYDVHDGSTGDVKSQQEQRSGDVVQGAYSLIEPDGTRRIVEYVADPVHGFNAVVRREPIAVKAVAPVAKILAPAPLLSAPVLAKAIPAISALPGLPALSALPGLGHAPLAASIYHG, encoded by the exons ATGGTACAAAAG TTGATCATTCTCAGCGCTTTGGTGGCCGCCGCTAGCGCCGTCGCTGTCCTGCCAGGGCCCGGTTACCCCGGTCTGGGGTTGCCCGCTTTGCCCGCATTGCCTGCACTGCCAGCTTTGACGAAGATCGCTGCGCCTGTGCTGCCCGCCTACACCAAGTACGCCGCGCCACTTGCCATCGCCAAGGTGGCCGCTCCCGAGCCATACGACCCCAATCCACAATATAGCTTCAGCTATGACGTACAT GATGGTTCGACCGGTGATGTGAAGAGCCAACAGGAACAACGCAGTGGTGATGTGGTGCAGGGCGCTTACTCGCTCATCGAACCCGATGGTACACGTCGCATTGTCGAATACGTCGCTGATCCAGTGCACGGCTTTAACGCTGTCGTTCGCCGTGAACCAATCGCTGTTAAGGCGGTCGCCCCAGTTGCCAAGATTCTAGCTCCAGCTCCTCTGTTGTCCGCACCAGTCCTAGCGAAGGCCATTCCAGCCATCTCAGCTCTGCCAGGCTTGCCAGCTTTGTCCGCTTTACCAGGGCTTGGTCACGCACCACTTGCTGCATCCATCTACCACGGTTAG
- the Cpr64Ab gene encoding larval cuticle protein A2B, which yields MAFLKYTIVVCLAFVGVAQCALLRAAPAPVAFAAPVPAPVVPINTEIDPHPQYAFAYNVQDALTGDSKSQQEVRDGDVVKGSYSVLDADGSLRTVFYTADPINGFNAIVQRGPVAPVLAAKPVVPLAPAPLPARFIQG from the exons ATGGCTTTCCTCAAG TACACAATTGTCGTCTGCTTAGCGTTCGTTGGCGTTGCTCAATGCGCACTGTTACGCGCCGCCCCAGCGCCCGTCGCCTTCGCCGCACCCGTACCCGCACCGGTTGTGCCCATCAACACCGAGATTGACCCACATCCACAATACGCTTTCGCCTATAATGTACAGGATGCGCTCACCGGCGACAGCAAGAGCCAACAGGAAGTGCGCGATGGTGATGTGGTGAAGGGCTCCTACTCCGTCTTGGATGCTGATGGCTCACTGCGCACTGTCTTCTACACTGCCGATCCCATCAACGGCTTCAATGCCATCGTTCAACGTGGCCCCGTTGCGCCAGTATTGGCTGCCAAACCGGTCGTGCCACTTGCACCAGCGCCATTGCCAGCTCGCTTCATTCAAGGTTAA
- the Cpr64Ac gene encoding larval cuticle protein A2B gives MITKVALVLCFSISLSVAAPGDIYGGLSLHAPAITYAAPKILAAAPAISQQVIHAPAPALIAQAAPTYYAQAAPTIIKAAPAVAVAKVIEPEPYDPNPQYSFAYGVTDHHTGDSKAAEESLVNGVVHGSYSLTEPDGSIRKVTYTADKINGFNAVVEKQGGPAPIAVVAKPAVAVAAVPTITKVAYAAPAIAKVAYAAPALTYGHH, from the exons ATGATCACTAAg GTGGCGTTGGTCCTCTGCTTCAGCATCTCGCTGTCCGTTGCCGCACCCGGTGACATCTATGGCGGTCTCAGTTTACATGCGCCGGCCATCACATACGCAGCACCCAAGATCCTTGCCGCCGCACCAGCCATCAGTCAGCAGGTGATACACGCACCAGCACCAGCTCTTATCGCTCAAGCCGCTCCCACTTACTATGCACAAGCCGCGCCCACCATTATCAAAGCTGCTCCAGCTGTTGCCGTCGCCAAGGTAATCGAACCCGAGCCATATGATCCGAATCCACAATACAGCTTCGCATATGGTGTAACCGATCATCATACCGGCGACTCGAAAGCGGCTGAAGAATCACTCGTTAATGGCGTCGTGCACGGCAGTTACTCGTTGACCGAACCAGACGGTTCGATACGCAAGGTCACCTACACCGCAGACAAAATTAACGGTTTCAATGCTGTGGTTGAGAAGCAAGGTGGCCCCGCACCAATAGCCGTAGTGGCCAAACCAGCTGTCGCCGTTGCCGCTGTGCCTACCATCACTAAGGTCGCATACGCTGCGCCCGCCATCGCCAAGGTGGCGTACGCTGCACCGGCCCTTACGTATGGTCACCATTAA
- the Cpr64Ad gene encoding cuticle protein 21, protein MSPFVFAAVLSTLALSANAGIIAAPAPLAYAAAPAPLAYAAAPAAYAAAPAAYASGPIYARYAAPAPLVAAAPAPFAAASPIVKPVVARTFAAAPAPLLAPRALAAPIAAPFAAPAPVVAAPAPVVAARALAAPVAVASDIVDPHPQYTYAYNVQDALTGDSKTQEETRDGDIVRGSYSLIEPDGSRRIVNYYADPINGFNAVVQKDVPVAAVAPVVAAKALAAPVVAAPAPIVAAKTLAAPIVV, encoded by the exons ATGAGTCCATTCGTT TTTGCCGCTGTTCTATCTACCTTGGCGCTCTCTGCCAACGCTGGTATCATTGCCGCACCTGCGCCTTTGGCGTACGCTGCTGCCCCAGCACCTCTGGCCTACGCCGCTGCTCCAGCTGCCTACGCCGCTGCACCAGCTGCCTACGCTTCTGGTCCCATCTATGCTCGTTACGCCGCCCCGGCTCCACTGGTTGCCGCCGCTCCAGCTCCATTTGCCGCTGCCTCACCCATTGTGAAACCAGTCGTTGCCAGAACTTTCGCCGCCGCTCCAGCACCCCTCCTTGCCCCAAGAGCTTTGGCTGCACCAATTGCCGCTCCATTTGCCGCCCCAGCACCCGTTGTTGCTGCTCCAGCGCCTGTAGTTGCCGCTAGAGCTTTGGCCGCACCAGTTGCTGTCGCCTCCGACATTGTTGACCCACACCCACAATACACCTACGCTTACAATGTACAAGATGCTTTGACCGGTGACTCCAAGACCCAAGAGGAGACCCGCGATGGTGACATCGTTCGTGGCTCATACTCGCTCATCGAACCGGACGGTTCCCGTCGTATTGTCAACTACTACGCTGATCCCATCAACGGTTTCAACGCTGTCGTCCAAAAGGATGTGCCAGTCGCCGCTGTTGCTCCCGTGGTCGCCGCCAAGGCTCTTGCTGCCCCAGTTGTGGCCGCTCCAGCACCCATCGTTGCCGCCAAGACTCTTGCCGCTCCAATTGTTGTCTAA